The stretch of DNA TATTGTCGTAGGTTATCTTTGACGGGTCATAGGTAATCTGAACAGCCTCTGCATGGCCTGTATCTCCTTCGCATACTTCTTCATAAGAGGGATCTTTTATGTGCCCGCCGGTATAGCCCACGATAACTTCCAGGACACCATCAAGTCGTTCAAAAGGCGGCTCCATGCACCAGAAACAGCCGCCGGCAAAGGTTGCTTTCTCATATTTAGTATTCATGCCTATAGAATAAATCTCCTCTGTCAATTTGTCTATGTTATCTTTTTCAATACTAATAATCTACTTGACAATCAGCAGAGATTGAATTTATATGGTTAAAAACCATTTGGAGATACCTGATGCCTATGCTGAAAGAATTAACAGACCTTATTCTCGAGAAGTCGCTTAAAGTAGCGGATGAACCAATCTTTGAACTTGCATCCGGCAAGAAAAGCAATCTTTACATTGACTGCAGAAAGACCACAAAAAATGCCAGAGGCGCATATCTCATAGGTAACATCATTTACGATAGAATATCGAACCTCGATGTGGATGCAATAGGCGGACTTACCATGGGCGCTGACCCTGTGGCTGATGCAGTAGCTTATACGAGCGTAATTAAAGGTAAGCACATAAATGCCTTTTCCGTAAGAAAGAAGGCCAAAGAGCACGGGCTTAAAAGAGTCATTGAAGGTGACGTTAAAAATGGAGACAGGGTAGTTATCGTTGATGACGTTGCGACAACCGGGCAATCCACTATTGAGGCTATAGAAAATGCAAGGGCCGGAGGACTCCATGTCGTAAAAGTTATTATCCTCGTGGACAGGCAGGAAGGCGGAAGGGAGAATATCCTCAAGCATAATGTTGATTTTGAAGCAGTGTTGACCAAGCAGGACCTGTTAGATGAATATTACAAAAGACATGAGAAAATTTAAATGCACAAGTTTGATCCTGCAAAGATAGAACTGCTGTACCTCCTTTATATCTAAATCCCACCCTCACTCTCGCCGGCAATTCTACCATGCTTTTGATGATAATTCCTGATAAACTGGATTAATAATGTCCTGGATCGTCTATGCCCTTATAACCGCCTTCTCAATTGCAACGGCAGATGCCATAAGCAAGAAGGCCATGATAAGGTCACATGAATATGTTATTGCCTGGGTCAGGCAGGGGTACACACTTCCATTTTTAGCCGTCGTCTTCTTCTTTATTGAAATACCCCCATTGGACAACACATTCTGGTTAACCCTTTTAATTGTAGTCCCGCTGGATGTCACGGCAATTATCCTCTATGTAAAGGCAATACGTCTTTCTCCCCTCTCTCTGACCATACCATTTATTGCACTAAGCCCTATGTTTGTAATCATAACTGCCTTTGTAATACTTGGAGAACTGCCGGATATTTCAGGTCTCTTTGGCATTTTGCTTATTGTTATAGGCGCTTATCTCCTTAATGTCAGGGCAACAAAGCATGGTGTACTGGGCCCCATAAAGGCTATCAAAAAGGAAAGAGGGTCAGTCCTTATGATCATAGTTGCCCTTATATATAGTATTACCTCTACACTCGGAAAGGTTGCTGTACTGCACTCAAGTCCTCTCTTTTTCGGAGCCTTTTATCCCTTTATCCTTACTATTATATTCACTGTAATTGTAGGCTTTAAAGGACAGTTATCAAGTGTAATATCCAGTCCACGGATATTCCTGGGGATAGGGTTCTTCATTGCGATGATGATGCTGTCCCACTTTGTAGCAATAAGTCTGACAGATGTTGCTTACATGATATCAGTTAAGAGGTTGAGTCTGTTGTTTAGTGTAGCCTATGGTTGGATATTATTCGGAGAGAGAAATGTTGCGGAAAGATTAATCGGTTCGATTTTGATGATCGCCGGAGTGGTCTCAATAACCTTATTTTAATTAGCCCCATTCTTTATTGCTACTGTGGTCTTCTTTATGAATCTTTCCCGTTCCTGTTTGTCTGCAATCTCTTTTTTTGCACTGTTTCTGATTTTCCCGATTGTCTTGAGTTTTTTTGCGTATTCAGGTCCGTACATCTTCTCAAGGTCCTTCCTGATCTCCTTTGCGAGTGCAGGGCTTGTCCCCCCGGTTGAAATAGCTATTGAAAGCATCCCTCTTCTGAAAACAGAGGGGACTATAAAGTTACATAGATCAGGGGTATCAACAACATTCAACAGCTTCTGCAATGACGTCGCATCTCTCGCAACCCTTTCATTAGTTTCACTGGAATCGGTTGCAGATATGACTATGAAAGCAGACCTTATGTCACCTTTTCTGTATTCACGCTCTATATGTTCAATCAGTCCCTTATCTTTATAGCCTTTGAGCCTTTTCGTAATCTCAGGGGCTATCAAAGTTATCTCAGCAC from Nitrospirota bacterium encodes:
- a CDS encoding bifunctional precorrin-2 dehydrogenase/sirohydrochlorin ferrochelatase gives rise to the protein MKKKVYYPVYLDLTGKRCVIIGGGEVAGRKCASLIKTCAEITLIAPEITKRLKGYKDKGLIEHIEREYRKGDIRSAFIVISATDSSETNERVARDATSLQKLLNVVDTPDLCNFIVPSVFRRGMLSIAISTGGTSPALAKEIRKDLEKMYGPEYAKKLKTIGKIRNSAKKEIADKQERERFIKKTTVAIKNGAN
- a CDS encoding EamA family transporter, translated to MSWIVYALITAFSIATADAISKKAMIRSHEYVIAWVRQGYTLPFLAVVFFFIEIPPLDNTFWLTLLIVVPLDVTAIILYVKAIRLSPLSLTIPFIALSPMFVIITAFVILGELPDISGLFGILLIVIGAYLLNVRATKHGVLGPIKAIKKERGSVLMIIVALIYSITSTLGKVAVLHSSPLFFGAFYPFILTIIFTVIVGFKGQLSSVISSPRIFLGIGFFIAMMMLSHFVAISLTDVAYMISVKRLSLLFSVAYGWILFGERNVAERLIGSILMIAGVVSITLF
- the pyrE gene encoding orotate phosphoribosyltransferase, with the protein product MLKELTDLILEKSLKVADEPIFELASGKKSNLYIDCRKTTKNARGAYLIGNIIYDRISNLDVDAIGGLTMGADPVADAVAYTSVIKGKHINAFSVRKKAKEHGLKRVIEGDVKNGDRVVIVDDVATTGQSTIEAIENARAGGLHVVKVIILVDRQEGGRENILKHNVDFEAVLTKQDLLDEYYKRHEKI